In the genome of Carya illinoinensis cultivar Pawnee chromosome 13, C.illinoinensisPawnee_v1, whole genome shotgun sequence, the window cttttcctCTCAACATTTAGGTTCATTTCTTATGTATTTATGGTTTGTTAGGATTTATATCACCAGTAATGTTATACGaataatctttttcaaattctttttaaaattatgttttaaattgaaaGTATTTATGTAAAACAATGTCACTTATAtaggtattttataaaaaaaaaaatactcattatttaaaacataactagataaaaaattatgaaaataaaataatgttatatacaattatagaATGCACAAACACCGTAcaaccactttaaaaaaataaaatcaattattaaaaaattaatttttttctaatatcacatttatttactttttttcaaaataattatacataacaCTCACGCATACTTATAACTATCATTTCTATTACATCCATTGTCCATTTATAACCATTTTCCTAAAAGAAGGGGAAAACAAACAAGTAACCTCACTCAGTATAATATCCAAACACGCcgctattttctatttttggtcaTCAGATGATCAACAAATGGTAATTAAAAAATGGCATAATTCACAGACCTGAACAGCCGCCAGCACGCCAAAAGCGAAATAATTTTCTGGGAATGCATCTGGGGCCCATTTCTGCATGCACAAGCCTAGAATTTGCTACGAGGAAGCCAACTTTCAGATTTCATTGCCAATGATGCAACATCCAATTGCAAGGATTCTTTGCCTTTTTCCCTGAGCAAATTCTAAGGGCTTGTTCAAACAGTCACATACACTAACATATTCATCGGTACATGGAAGCTAAACATAGTGCGGCGAAATatataatggagaaattaacttttaaaaatCACTCGTTTTGTacgaaaatattttcttattttccttcTCTTACATCAAAACAAACGCAGCCAAATTTCTCGACTTTTCCTTGTTCCAAGGCAGCAAGACATTAATAAGACAGGCAAGTCAAGATTTGGGGATCATCTAGAGTATCTTGAGATTTCTgttaaaaaaaatccacaactaATTATATGAAACCCAACAATCGAGTCATCCTAGTGGATAAGAAATCTTATTTAGTCCTCTTTTCCTTGtctgaaatatggatctttgcTTGAAATAGAGCTAGCCTTCCGCCTGCCAAAAAGGGTAAATTGCAATCATTAGAACACTTCTACACATCAATGACTGATGATCAAAGTagacaaaagaaagaagacagcAGAAGCACGTTCATTTTCCTCTCTAAGTGCCAGCGTAGTCAAGTAGCCCAAACAAATGTTTTATGTGCCAACTGATGACCTTATTCATCAGATCAAATCCCAAAAACCCTTCATTGCTGTTGCCATTGCCAACCCCACCCCAAATAAGCTGATAGCTGGAGAATATGTACCATTTTGCCATTAACTCCCCATCCTGGGAGACAGCTTGTAGCAACATGCCAAAAGCTCCCCAAAAATTTGGGAGAAAAAACAAATCATCTGTTTATTGAAGTAGGAAAGCAGCAGAGAAAGAACTTTAGGCCTGCTAGTATTTATTTGGCAGCAGAGACTTGCAGGGTTTTGGGATAGTTACTGCTAGGTTTCGGTGGCAAAAGGCCTAGAAGATAGTAAAACAATTCTGATTATGCAAGGAAAGTTTAAGATTTGGAAGTCAAACAAAGAGAAACTTATGGTTTGGATACCCAGTTCCTTCAGTGAGCaataatattttagtattttgtgATTGTATGAGCTATTTAATAGATGCATGGTTTAGAGTttcaaatatgataaaatataccAGCAACACCTGTGGTTTGGGTTGATTCTGTTGGCACGCCTTGGTACTCAATTTTTCCAATCACACCTCGTGGTGAACTCGTAATCATTAACTCCGCTTCCTACCAACATTGATCAATTTCACATCTCCGAATCATGTAAAACCTAGTTTAACTACCAACTGACAAGTATAAGGGTTCCCCTGGTACTGAGTCCACAAGAATAGATTATAGAATGCCTTTGGCACCAGATCAGACAACGTTGCCAGGGCGTTATGAATCTCGATGAAATACTAGCCATTCACAGGTAAGCAGATTTAATACCAATTGGATTCTTCTAGAGTTGTTGAAGGACTTGCTTGGTGGCTTAGGGGTGGTCGTGAATTGGCGGTTTTGGATACTGGGTATGCTGATTCTTTGGATTATGTGCATGGACAGGTCGCAAGCATGAGCAGCTGAGTTTTTGTTTCAGGTGTTCTTTGGGTGCAGTCAAGCACACGGTGGCGGTGCATGATCTAGCCAGATTTAAATGACCGCAGCAAATTTACGGTCTTTGGATGAAGAGGAATGCACATCTAAACTTGTGCACGTATTTTGTTTAGGTATATTTCATTTAGGTATGGACCTAAATGGGGTAACTAAAAATGTTAGCGATTTAAAGAGAGATGGAAATGGTTGATTAGAACAAAATGATACTTGGGTTTTAGGGAAATAAAATGTACAAATTCAAATCAGTCTTGAATAGCATGTGATGAGAAAATTCCTGGAAAACTCTAAAGAACAGTGAGGAGAACGGATAGATTAACATGAGAATCACATCTAAGGTTTCTTGACACCATACCTTGGATAGAAACATCTTACACAGTTCTCAAAGTGACATTATGATTAACTCTGAAATTGATTGCAAAAGTTGACAATGTCAAGGTCCCAAGATGTTGGGCTAAGGAGCAGAACATGAATCAGAGCCCACGTTATTTGCtggaaatctaaaaaaaaaaaaaaaaacctacgcATCACAACAAAATGGATAAAAACTGCATCCTACTGTTCTGAAACTCGAGCTCCAGGCCactaaaaaattctataaaaattgTTCCCTTCGATTCATAGAATTATATTCATATTCATAAGCAACCATTACTCCAACTGAAGTTGACTTGGAAAACTCGACCCAAATTAAAAGAAGCTAAAAAGAATCAAATAACAAGATACGATCAAAATAGACACCAGCCCGTAGCTATAGTGCTCCAActctgccccccccccccccaaaaaaaaaaaaaaaaaaaaacaaaagggaaaaagacCAATTTCAAACAACCATTTGTAGATAATATCTGTGTTTAAGTTTGCTTGTCCCGAAGCTTCTCGCAAGTCACGCCGGGAAATatactttctttcttcttcttcttttttttttcccgagcATCAGGAATCGTAATTCGGTCTAGCGAAAAACTAAAGATAGAGTTTACAATCAGCTCATAAAGATGGAGTTAGACCAGTCGAAGTGAGCAATTACCTGACCGGAATCCGATTTCGGATAAGGGATAGTTGGCTCGAGGTTCAACACTCTGGCTTCCAAAGCATCAAATTTCTGCTTCGTCTGCAAGAGAATAACGAAGCTATTTAAAGTCACAATATACTTGAAGCTTTTGGAGTTGAGAAAATGTGAATATGCAAATATTTTCGTTTCAAAGAGGTCACAGACATCGGAAAAGAGAGCGTGTCGATCGGTCAACAAATCTCTCCAAATCAATTGGGAAATCGCAGCTCCTACCACAGAAAACCCTACGCCGAACCATAGCACTCGAGTCCTTAGCATCATCTACTCACTCTTCCCCCTCCctctcgttttttttttcagagCCTCGAGTTCTAAAGTAATGCGATCAAATTAATagcttaatatattttaagagtTAGTGAGGTACACTAACTccatttttatctttcaaactTCATTTAAATCTGTAAACTAACTTTggacaaaaattctattttattttaaagtcgTCAGCgtttatatgtataatttaatttaaaaatttaagtcttattattttgaataatatttttatatattaatttaataataaaattttatctataGATATCAGATGTTATCATCTTAACATGTAGTTTACTGTTTTCGGGCATAGATATAATTATCATAAAATCTATTACCAAGGATCtctcttgtttttaatttat includes:
- the LOC122291250 gene encoding uncharacterized protein LOC122291250 isoform X3; this translates as MMLRTRVLWFGVGFSVVGAAISQLIWRDLLTDRHALFSDTKQKFDALEARVLNLEPTIPYPKSDSGQISSK
- the LOC122291250 gene encoding uncharacterized protein LOC122291250 isoform X2 translates to MMLRTRVLWFGVGFSVVGAAISQLIWRDLLTDRHALFSDTKQKFDALEARVLNLEPTIPYPKSDSGQFFARPNYDS
- the LOC122291250 gene encoding uncharacterized protein LOC122291250 isoform X1 translates to MMLRTRVLWFGVGFSVVGAAISQLIWRDLLTDRHALFSDTKQKFDALEARVLNLEPTIPYPKSDSGQEAELMITSSPRGVIGKIEYQGVPTESTQTTGVAGIFYHI
- the LOC122291250 gene encoding uncharacterized protein LOC122291250 isoform X4; this encodes MMLRTRVLWFGVGFSVVGAAISQLIWRDLLTDRHALFSDTKQKFDALEARVLNLEPTIPYPKSDSGQAEG